From Bacillota bacterium, the proteins below share one genomic window:
- the trpA gene encoding tryptophan synthase subunit alpha → MSRIAGRFATLRQRDEGALVIFVTAGDPNPDLSEKLVLTIADAGADVIEIGIPFSDPLADGPTIQASTFRALQQGMTPIRVLEMVSRVRAQTNVPLVVMTYFNPVWQMGVERFAREASQAGVDGVIMTDMPPDEAGEWHPVARQHGLDTIFLVAPTSTAERMKRVAQMSSGFVYCVSRTGVTGAREHLPEEIPQMLQAMRSLTDLPLCVGFGISRPEHVRAVCQIADGAVVGSAVVSLVAEGVKAGEQAALAAVRRFVKSLKEATR, encoded by the coding sequence GTGAGCCGAATCGCCGGGCGTTTTGCCACCTTGCGCCAGAGAGACGAGGGCGCGCTGGTGATATTCGTGACCGCAGGCGACCCGAATCCCGACCTGAGCGAGAAACTGGTGTTGACCATTGCCGACGCAGGAGCGGACGTGATCGAAATCGGTATCCCTTTCAGTGACCCGCTGGCAGATGGCCCCACCATACAGGCATCCACCTTCCGCGCTTTGCAACAGGGAATGACCCCAATCCGTGTGCTGGAAATGGTTTCTCGGGTGCGTGCACAAACTAACGTGCCTCTGGTGGTGATGACCTATTTCAACCCCGTATGGCAGATGGGCGTGGAGAGATTCGCACGAGAGGCAAGTCAGGCAGGGGTGGACGGCGTTATCATGACCGATATGCCTCCAGACGAGGCTGGTGAGTGGCATCCTGTGGCGCGACAGCACGGGCTCGACACCATTTTTCTGGTGGCTCCCACCAGCACGGCGGAGCGGATGAAGCGGGTAGCGCAGATGAGCAGTGGATTCGTGTATTGTGTGTCTCGCACGGGTGTGACCGGCGCGCGCGAGCATTTGCCCGAGGAGATACCGCAGATGCTACAGGCGATGCGCTCACTCACCGACCTGCCGTTATGTGTGGGCTTCGGCATTTCGCGCCCGGAGCACGTGCGCGCGGTGTGCCAGATTGCCGATGGGGCGGTGGTGGGCAGTGCGGTGGTGTCGTTGGTCGCAGAGGGAGTGAAAGCGGGAGAGCAGGCGGCGCTGGCGGCAGTGCGTCGGTTTGTGAAGAGTTTGAAAGAGGCAACAAGGTAA
- a CDS encoding CPBP family intramembrane metalloprotease: MRRLVSTLVWLESALAIAGFGLLALRISWLRTGWPRVIYPTWQDTLLGVLLTAVMLALAVAGSAASERWAAWAFLKRWMLQVSPFLSELQPKEMVLLSVVAGFGEEALFRGVIQPIAGIWLASLLFAVIHVLRWDSDGIKMILFYMPFGLLLGGLYLLTDNLWGCCVAHTLYDLVALWWIQRQVKRSGFSAH; this comes from the coding sequence ATGCGTCGTCTGGTGTCTACACTGGTGTGGCTGGAAAGCGCGCTGGCGATAGCCGGTTTCGGGTTGCTTGCTCTGCGGATAAGCTGGCTGCGTACCGGATGGCCGCGGGTCATCTATCCCACCTGGCAGGACACGTTGCTGGGGGTACTTCTCACCGCTGTCATGCTGGCTCTGGCGGTCGCCGGTTCCGCCGCATCCGAACGATGGGCAGCCTGGGCTTTCCTTAAGCGGTGGATGCTGCAGGTTTCGCCTTTTCTCTCGGAACTCCAGCCAAAGGAGATGGTGTTGTTGTCGGTGGTGGCTGGGTTTGGCGAGGAGGCGTTGTTTCGCGGCGTTATCCAGCCGATTGCCGGTATCTGGCTGGCTTCCCTGCTCTTCGCGGTCATCCATGTGTTGCGATGGGACAGCGACGGTATCAAGATGATACTGTTCTACATGCCGTTTGGACTGCTGTTAGGCGGGTTGTACTTGCTCACCGATAATCTGTGGGGATGCTGTGTGGCGCATACGCTTTATGACCTGGTGGCTTTGTGGTGGATACAGCGACAGGTGAAACGGTCTGGTTTCTCGGCTCATTGA
- a CDS encoding sodium:calcium antiporter — protein MPANRALHIALMVGTVLLTVPWLVVAFGTHPSAPVTVVLSGLAILGAAFLISWSAELAQFDVSRSLAMALLALIAVLPEYAVDIYLAWRAAHHPEYIPLVAANMTGANRLLVGVGWSAVVFLGWMALRKQGKIPAEGQIPIEPVLAIEVTTLTVATLYSLVLPLKDTITLWDAVVFVLMFAGYVWMAGRAPHIEPEPTGPVATLAALPRGWRRASYVLMFLYSGFIILIATEPFTEGLIDLGKSFGISEFLLIQWIAPLASESPEMIILCYFALRGHVASAMSAIISSKINQWTLLIGSLPIIYSVSAGHFSFLPLEPRPREEVLLTAAQSFFACAVIANRFFSRLEALLLFVLFAVQLLIPSIAARYAFTVLYFVLAMGWILAYRREVAVNMNIFYRLVKRLPVDKEVT, from the coding sequence ATGCCAGCTAACAGGGCGCTTCATATCGCGCTGATGGTCGGCACAGTGTTGCTGACCGTGCCGTGGCTCGTTGTGGCGTTCGGCACGCACCCCTCGGCACCAGTTACGGTGGTATTATCCGGGCTGGCGATTTTGGGGGCAGCGTTTCTTATCTCGTGGTCGGCGGAGCTGGCTCAGTTTGACGTGTCGCGCTCGCTGGCGATGGCACTGCTCGCGTTGATTGCTGTGCTGCCGGAGTACGCGGTGGACATCTATCTGGCATGGCGTGCCGCCCACCATCCGGAGTACATTCCGCTGGTTGCGGCGAACATGACGGGTGCAAACCGTCTGCTGGTCGGCGTCGGCTGGTCGGCGGTGGTGTTTCTGGGCTGGATGGCATTGCGCAAACAGGGCAAGATACCTGCAGAAGGACAGATTCCTATCGAGCCGGTGCTTGCCATTGAGGTAACCACTCTAACTGTTGCCACGCTGTACTCTCTGGTGTTGCCACTCAAGGACACCATTACTCTTTGGGATGCGGTGGTCTTTGTACTGATGTTTGCGGGATATGTCTGGATGGCAGGTCGTGCCCCGCACATCGAGCCTGAACCTACGGGACCGGTGGCTACCCTCGCTGCGCTTCCCAGAGGGTGGCGTCGTGCCTCTTATGTGCTGATGTTCCTGTATTCCGGCTTCATCATCCTGATAGCCACCGAACCGTTTACCGAGGGGCTAATTGATCTTGGTAAGAGCTTTGGCATCAGCGAGTTTCTGCTAATCCAGTGGATTGCGCCGCTGGCTTCCGAGTCGCCGGAAATGATTATCCTCTGCTATTTTGCATTGCGTGGGCATGTGGCGTCTGCGATGTCGGCGATTATCTCGTCGAAAATCAACCAGTGGACGCTGTTGATAGGCTCACTGCCCATCATCTACTCCGTATCTGCAGGGCACTTCTCTTTCCTGCCTCTGGAGCCGCGTCCGCGCGAAGAGGTGCTTCTCACCGCCGCGCAATCGTTCTTCGCGTGCGCCGTGATTGCCAACCGATTCTTCAGCCGATTAGAGGCTCTGTTGCTCTTTGTGCTGTTCGCCGTGCAGCTGTTGATACCCAGTATCGCGGCACGCTATGCCTTCACCGTCCTGTACTTCGTTCTGGCGATGGGATGGATACTCGCTTACCGACGCGAGGTCGCAGTGAACATGAATATCTTCTACCGCCTGGTAAAGCGGCTGCCGGTGGATAAGGAGGTCACCTGA
- a CDS encoding DivIVA domain-containing protein, with product MAVVAMTTPVRLTPIDITNKRFRRALRGYRTSEVDEFLAEVGADYEAVVLENARLREQVAQMEQELNRYRSMEEAMKEALVLAQRTADELRATAHQEAEILRAQAEMQIRQQFEQQRKAIADLQVARQRFAIELRSALNGMLEFVERYLSLPPAEIDTEPACPEEKTERPEPEQSHVEQSASV from the coding sequence ATGGCGGTTGTAGCAATGACCACACCGGTAAGGCTGACACCCATAGACATCACCAACAAGCGATTTCGACGTGCGCTGCGTGGTTACCGCACCAGCGAGGTCGACGAGTTTCTCGCGGAGGTTGGTGCGGATTACGAGGCGGTTGTGCTGGAAAACGCCCGTCTGCGCGAGCAGGTAGCGCAAATGGAGCAGGAGCTGAACCGTTATCGTTCGATGGAGGAGGCGATGAAGGAGGCGCTGGTGCTGGCGCAACGTACCGCCGACGAGCTGCGTGCTACGGCGCATCAAGAGGCAGAAATCCTCCGGGCGCAGGCGGAGATGCAGATACGCCAGCAGTTCGAACAGCAACGAAAAGCCATCGCCGATTTACAGGTAGCCCGTCAGCGGTTCGCTATCGAACTTCGCTCCGCCCTGAACGGTATGCTGGAATTCGTCGAGCGCTACCTGTCCCTACCACCTGCCGAGATAGATACAGAACCGGCGTGCCCGGAGGAGAAGACCGAGCGACCCGAACCGGAGCAGTCGCATGTGGAACAATCCGCCTCAGTTTGA
- a CDS encoding tetratricopeptide repeat protein, with the protein MKWLWTIGLVCVCFASAQAQPRPLPAEIQKRVDTIMDGVVDRWIVQMDRWWHDGQHEHLINMTYFAIPLDPHNIDLYENAGWLLWSSDRDDEAVALYQRGLRNNPNAYDMYYELGQYYYIRKKDYARAREYLEQAVKFPCEWFVWNTLGHVYARLGEREKALETWQELLRRFPMMPVDQMEAVRKNIRDVMTRDSSPSFGERGQR; encoded by the coding sequence ATGAAATGGCTCTGGACAATCGGACTGGTATGTGTGTGTTTCGCATCGGCGCAGGCGCAACCTCGCCCCTTGCCCGCAGAGATTCAAAAGCGTGTGGATACCATCATGGATGGGGTGGTAGATCGCTGGATTGTACAGATGGACCGCTGGTGGCATGACGGTCAACACGAACATCTGATCAACATGACCTACTTTGCCATTCCACTGGACCCCCACAACATCGATCTGTATGAGAACGCCGGATGGTTACTGTGGAGCTCGGACCGTGACGATGAAGCGGTGGCGCTGTACCAACGCGGTCTGCGCAATAACCCGAACGCTTATGACATGTACTACGAACTGGGACAGTACTACTACATCCGCAAAAAGGATTACGCTAGGGCGCGGGAGTATCTGGAGCAGGCGGTGAAGTTTCCCTGCGAGTGGTTCGTGTGGAACACGCTGGGGCACGTGTATGCTAGGTTGGGGGAGCGCGAAAAGGCTCTGGAGACGTGGCAGGAGCTTTTGCGTCGGTTCCCGATGATGCCGGTAGACCAGATGGAGGCAGTACGGAAGAACATCCGTGACGTCATGACGCGTGATTCTTCACCTTCCTTTGGGGAGAGAGGACAGCGATGA
- a CDS encoding phosphoribosylanthranilate isomerase, protein MVRIKICGITRIEDIHAVVEGGAHAVGFVFEPSSPRYVGRCDNLFLLLESVPPFVTRVAVFGKLVDAGDAVWQRVDAVQFVHEAEPVRLPLHLRRIRAVRLRDEEDVAHALRLQAEADALLVDAHHPEKMGGTGERADWGLAHQLREQAIKPLILAGGLTADNVREAIAQVMPYAVDVSSGVESAPGKKDYQKIKEFIANVRQFADSP, encoded by the coding sequence GTGGTGCGCATCAAAATCTGCGGTATCACACGGATAGAGGATATACACGCTGTGGTAGAGGGCGGGGCGCACGCGGTGGGCTTTGTGTTCGAGCCGTCGAGCCCCCGCTATGTCGGCAGGTGTGACAACCTGTTTCTGCTGCTGGAAAGCGTGCCCCCTTTCGTGACACGGGTGGCGGTGTTTGGAAAACTGGTTGATGCAGGCGATGCCGTCTGGCAGCGGGTCGATGCAGTGCAGTTTGTGCACGAGGCTGAGCCTGTTCGCCTGCCGTTGCATCTGCGTCGTATCCGAGCGGTGCGCTTGCGTGACGAGGAGGATGTCGCGCACGCCCTGCGGCTGCAGGCAGAAGCGGATGCGCTTCTCGTCGATGCCCATCACCCCGAGAAGATGGGGGGTACTGGCGAGCGGGCAGACTGGGGCCTGGCTCATCAGTTGCGCGAGCAGGCAATCAAGCCGCTCATTCTGGCGGGTGGTTTGACTGCCGATAATGTGCGGGAAGCCATTGCGCAGGTCATGCCCTATGCGGTAGACGTCAGCAGCGGCGTGGAGAGCGCACCCGGCAAAAAAGACTATCAGAAAATCAAGGAGTTTATCGCGAATGTCCGGCAGTTTGCAGACAGCCCCTGA
- a CDS encoding MFS transporter codes for MEASRLKPQIGLLRRSSRGRALLALVALAGVVELAYAVVNFSAMPPYLRFELGLGAWVGAVGAAFLLAETVLKSPLGLLSDRFGRKRLLLVGPLISMVTAPLTVVVHHPLGLMLLRALDGVGAAALWPTIFAAVADVVEEKDRSTAMSLLNVTYLIGVAMGPLLGGLVNDLTGSRTASFYLASLLFLLAMVVCLVGVPARFPRHAEHHTDVQPPHISLREMWESAKMVPDTLLLGFISFFGIGMVMLLVKLYAMEVLHLSESAYGVLLLPPAVVFALASIPAGRIGDLWGRERAMRLGVGLAMAGMWFIPFVHNYWVLLICGCIVGLGYILAIPAWMALVSEIGGSRRGAVMGAVFTAQGVGAMLGAPLGAYLYDKVPIRIGEWVIPSHITPFLGTALALTVSFILTVWFFRDGRRVRRTDAS; via the coding sequence ATGGAAGCCAGCCGGCTGAAGCCGCAAATAGGACTGCTCCGCCGCTCTTCGCGCGGACGTGCGTTACTTGCGCTGGTCGCACTGGCGGGGGTGGTGGAGCTGGCTTACGCCGTGGTGAACTTCTCCGCCATGCCCCCCTATCTTCGCTTCGAATTGGGTTTGGGCGCATGGGTTGGAGCAGTGGGTGCCGCCTTCCTGTTGGCGGAGACGGTATTGAAATCGCCACTGGGCTTGCTCAGTGACCGATTCGGGCGCAAAAGGCTGTTGCTGGTTGGTCCGCTGATCTCGATGGTGACCGCCCCGCTGACTGTGGTGGTGCACCATCCGCTGGGACTGATGTTGCTGCGCGCGCTGGATGGGGTTGGAGCAGCCGCACTGTGGCCGACCATCTTTGCGGCGGTGGCTGATGTGGTGGAAGAAAAAGACCGCTCGACCGCCATGAGCCTGTTGAATGTGACCTATCTGATTGGTGTGGCGATGGGTCCGCTGCTTGGCGGACTGGTGAATGACCTGACGGGTAGCCGCACCGCCTCTTTCTATCTGGCGAGCCTGCTTTTCCTTCTGGCGATGGTGGTCTGCCTCGTGGGAGTTCCTGCGCGCTTTCCGCGTCATGCCGAACACCACACCGATGTCCAGCCTCCTCATATCTCCCTGCGCGAGATGTGGGAGAGCGCAAAGATGGTGCCAGATACCTTGCTGCTGGGCTTTATCTCTTTCTTCGGTATCGGCATGGTCATGCTGCTGGTGAAGCTGTACGCCATGGAGGTGCTGCATCTGAGTGAAAGCGCGTACGGCGTGTTGTTACTGCCTCCGGCTGTGGTGTTCGCACTTGCCAGCATACCGGCAGGCAGGATTGGCGACCTGTGGGGCAGGGAGCGCGCCATGCGGCTGGGCGTTGGGCTGGCGATGGCAGGCATGTGGTTCATCCCCTTTGTGCATAATTACTGGGTGCTGTTGATTTGCGGATGTATCGTCGGTTTGGGCTACATTCTGGCGATACCGGCGTGGATGGCACTCGTCTCGGAGATCGGCGGTAGCCGACGCGGTGCGGTCATGGGGGCGGTGTTCACCGCGCAAGGGGTGGGAGCCATGCTGGGCGCACCGCTGGGGGCATATCTTTATGATAAGGTGCCCATCCGCATCGGTGAATGGGTGATACCGAGCCACATTACGCCGTTTCTGGGCACCGCGCTCGCGCTGACCGTTTCCTTCATTTTAACGGTGTGGTTCTTTCGTGACGGCAGGCGTGTGAGGCGAACCGATGCCAGCTAA
- the trpB gene encoding tryptophan synthase subunit beta, translating to MSGSLQTAPDARGHFGIFGGRFVPETLIPALEELEQEYHKAQQDPEFQREFQYYLQHYVGRPTPITFAERLSSYLGGARIYLKREDLCHTGAHKINNTLGQILLAKRMNKRRIIAETGAGQHGVATATVCARFGFECEVYMGEEDVHRQALNVFRMRLLGAKVIPVTSGTRTLKDATSEAIRDWVTNVRTTHYIIGSVVGPHPYPMIVRDFQSVIGQESRQQMLELTGKLPDVVLACVGGGSNAMGIFYPFLEDPVRLIGVEAAGRGLHTDEHAATLARGRPGVLHGAASYLLQDEYGQVMPTHSISAGLDYPGVGPEHSYLKETGRAEYVTATDEEALEALQMLARMEGIIAALETAHAVAHAIKIAPIMPEDSTILINLSGRGDKDVDIVSRALGGQL from the coding sequence ATGTCCGGCAGTTTGCAGACAGCCCCTGATGCGCGCGGTCATTTCGGCATCTTCGGTGGAAGGTTTGTACCGGAAACGCTGATACCCGCGCTGGAAGAGCTTGAGCAAGAGTACCATAAGGCACAGCAGGACCCCGAGTTCCAGAGGGAGTTCCAGTATTACCTGCAGCACTACGTCGGCAGACCCACACCCATCACCTTCGCCGAACGCCTCAGCAGCTACCTGGGCGGGGCGCGAATCTACCTGAAGCGCGAAGACCTCTGCCACACCGGGGCGCACAAAATCAACAACACGCTGGGGCAAATCCTGCTGGCGAAACGGATGAACAAAAGGCGCATCATCGCCGAGACGGGTGCGGGACAGCACGGCGTCGCCACCGCAACGGTGTGCGCCCGATTCGGCTTCGAGTGCGAAGTATACATGGGTGAAGAAGACGTGCATCGTCAGGCACTCAACGTCTTCCGCATGAGGCTGCTGGGCGCGAAGGTCATCCCGGTAACTTCCGGCACACGCACCCTGAAAGACGCTACCAGCGAAGCCATCCGTGACTGGGTGACCAACGTGCGCACCACGCACTACATTATCGGCTCGGTCGTGGGACCGCATCCTTACCCGATGATTGTGCGCGATTTCCAGTCGGTCATCGGGCAGGAAAGTCGTCAGCAGATGCTGGAGTTGACGGGCAAGCTGCCCGACGTGGTGCTGGCGTGCGTGGGGGGCGGCAGCAACGCTATGGGAATCTTTTATCCGTTCCTGGAGGACCCTGTTCGGCTGATTGGGGTGGAGGCAGCCGGGCGCGGTTTACACACCGATGAACATGCCGCCACGCTAGCCAGAGGACGACCAGGCGTCCTGCATGGCGCGGCGAGTTACCTGCTACAGGACGAATACGGTCAGGTGATGCCGACGCACTCCATTTCAGCAGGGCTGGATTACCCGGGCGTCGGACCCGAACACAGTTACCTCAAAGAGACCGGGCGGGCGGAGTATGTGACCGCTACGGACGAAGAGGCGCTGGAGGCTTTGCAAATGCTGGCGCGTATGGAAGGCATCATCGCCGCGCTGGAGACGGCGCATGCAGTGGCACACGCGATTAAAATCGCTCCCATCATGCCGGAGGACAGCACGATATTGATTAACCTCTCCGGCAGGGGTGACAAGGACGTGGATATCGTATCCCGCGCGCTGGGAGGGCAGCTGTGA
- a CDS encoding Gfo/Idh/MocA family oxidoreductase yields MSRKVKKPIGIGIIGSGGIAQAAHMPGYAAYPDLCRIVAVADINPEVAKAAAEKFNVPHVFTDYRDLLKLKEVDAVSVCTPNYLHKQPTIDALEAGKHVLVEKPMAMNAQEGREMLAAAKRTGKKLQVALNMRFSTGVRTIKRFIDAGKLGEIYYARAQALRRRGIPGWGVFTQKDKQGGGPLIDIGVHILDATLFFMGHPRPVSVSGMTYTKFGTREGVVGLMGQWDPKTYTVEDFAVGLVRFENDATLVIESSFCANIEHDIFNTTILGTEGGAQLNPLKLFREEEQTLLDITPYGLREVNSHQQEVYAFLQAIINDTEPEVTAEQGLMATEIIDAIYASAETGKEVVLK; encoded by the coding sequence ATGAGCAGAAAGGTAAAGAAGCCGATAGGCATCGGCATCATTGGCAGTGGGGGCATTGCGCAGGCTGCGCACATGCCCGGCTACGCTGCGTATCCTGACCTGTGCCGCATTGTGGCAGTGGCAGATATTAACCCCGAGGTGGCGAAAGCAGCCGCGGAGAAGTTCAACGTGCCGCATGTGTTCACCGACTACCGTGACCTGTTAAAGCTGAAGGAGGTGGATGCGGTCAGCGTGTGCACGCCCAACTACCTGCACAAGCAGCCCACGATTGACGCGCTGGAAGCGGGCAAGCATGTGCTGGTAGAGAAGCCGATGGCGATGAACGCACAGGAAGGGCGCGAGATGCTGGCAGCGGCGAAGCGTACGGGCAAGAAGCTGCAGGTCGCGTTGAACATGCGCTTCAGCACCGGCGTGCGTACCATCAAGCGGTTTATCGACGCCGGCAAGCTGGGAGAGATTTACTATGCCCGGGCGCAGGCACTGCGTCGGCGTGGTATCCCCGGCTGGGGCGTGTTCACCCAGAAGGATAAGCAGGGGGGCGGTCCGCTGATAGACATCGGCGTGCACATTCTGGATGCTACCCTGTTCTTCATGGGGCATCCCAGGCCCGTGTCGGTCAGCGGAATGACCTACACCAAGTTCGGCACACGTGAGGGTGTGGTCGGCTTGATGGGACAGTGGGATCCCAAGACCTACACGGTGGAAGACTTTGCGGTGGGGCTGGTGCGCTTCGAGAACGATGCCACACTGGTGATAGAGTCCAGCTTCTGCGCCAACATTGAACACGACATCTTCAACACCACCATTTTGGGCACCGAAGGTGGGGCGCAGCTCAATCCGCTGAAGCTCTTCCGCGAGGAGGAACAGACGCTTCTGGATATCACGCCCTATGGGTTGCGTGAAGTGAACAGCCACCAGCAGGAGGTGTACGCTTTCCTGCAGGCGATTATCAACGACACCGAGCCGGAGGTTACCGCCGAGCAGGGACTGATGGCGACCGAGATTATCGATGCCATTTACGCTTCGGCGGAAACCGGTAAAGAGGTTGTGCTGAAGTAG
- a CDS encoding phosphoglycolate/pyridoxal phosphate family phosphatase, with amino-acid sequence MSLRLFIFDLDGVIYRGEETMPYAAETVHRLRQQGKMVRFLTNNSALTREAYVRRLTGMGIPCEEEEFMTSAYATALYLQSQGAAGKRVFIVGEEGIHEELRRIGMQVVNDPEEEGADYVVAGIDRDFTYDKLRRAHYAIQHGAVFIATNRDATYPAARGRIVPGGGAIVAAIQTCTGVEPLVIGKPNTYSMELLLRRCEVSADEAVLVGDRLDTDVLVGKRAGLHTVLVLTGVTDAEALRSAPVEMLPERVIHNLAEL; translated from the coding sequence ATGAGCTTGCGTCTGTTTATCTTCGACCTGGACGGCGTCATCTATCGCGGTGAGGAAACCATGCCCTATGCCGCGGAGACGGTACACCGCCTGCGCCAGCAGGGCAAGATGGTGCGCTTTCTCACCAACAACTCCGCCCTGACGCGCGAGGCTTATGTGCGCCGCCTCACGGGTATGGGTATTCCGTGTGAAGAGGAAGAGTTTATGACCTCTGCTTATGCGACCGCGCTCTACCTGCAGTCGCAGGGCGCAGCGGGTAAGCGGGTGTTTATTGTGGGAGAGGAAGGCATTCACGAGGAACTGCGCCGTATCGGGATGCAGGTGGTTAACGATCCGGAGGAGGAAGGCGCGGACTACGTGGTGGCGGGCATCGACAGGGATTTCACCTACGACAAGCTGCGCCGCGCGCACTATGCTATCCAGCACGGTGCGGTGTTCATCGCCACGAACCGCGACGCGACTTACCCCGCCGCGAGAGGAAGGATTGTGCCCGGTGGAGGAGCGATTGTCGCAGCTATCCAGACCTGCACCGGAGTGGAACCGCTGGTGATTGGCAAACCGAACACCTACAGCATGGAGCTGCTGTTGCGGCGCTGTGAGGTGTCCGCTGATGAGGCGGTGCTGGTGGGCGACAGGCTCGATACCGATGTGCTGGTGGGGAAGCGGGCGGGACTTCACACGGTGCTGGTTCTGACGGGAGTCACGGATGCAGAGGCACTGCGTTCTGCGCCCGTAGAGATGCTGCCGGAGAGGGTCATACACAATCTGGCGGAACTGTGA
- a CDS encoding YggT family protein encodes MTGVLDLLLQLLTWAILADVILSWLMYANVVKWSPWHPVPRTLSRITSPILDPIRKLVPPWRYGLDFSPFVALIIIQIVRQMIWRL; translated from the coding sequence ATGACAGGTGTGCTGGACTTGCTCCTGCAGCTGTTGACGTGGGCAATACTGGCGGACGTCATCCTGTCGTGGTTGATGTACGCGAACGTCGTCAAGTGGAGCCCCTGGCACCCGGTGCCGCGCACTCTCAGCCGCATCACCTCGCCCATACTGGACCCGATTCGCAAGCTGGTGCCTCCCTGGCGGTACGGGCTGGACTTCAGTCCCTTTGTGGCACTGATCATCATACAGATTGTTCGTCAGATGATATGGCGGTTGTAG